The following nucleotide sequence is from Zea mays cultivar B73 chromosome 1, Zm-B73-REFERENCE-NAM-5.0, whole genome shotgun sequence.
atgcgggtagcggcctgaccctgacatcgttggcgacgcagtgctggagaccttggggcaggtgacgtatttctccggccgggggttggcccgcccatacctgtccgacgtcccgacggatcggctcaagcgctcctgttccctcgttgagcctggcctgcgccccgcggacttgctcgagttgtgggtcgtaaccccccgccggaacggggaccacagctagctccctcgggatgtcggcgcgaggcgccggcctaggaagatcaccgtcctctggcatgccgagatggttgccttcggagggatcccctagctcgatgtggaaacattcgcggcttgggccgcagccctcgttgtcaaggctgcggcttccgtcggaacagtcggagaggcagtagttacatgcagtcatgaagtcccgcatggcaccggggttgccaagtccagagaaatcccaacagatgctgggatcgtcatcttcctcggaccgtccgtcaaccggtcccaaggcgaccgcatacgaaaccccagtggggttgcactcgcctcaatgagagcgcccgccaaagcaaggttgctaggcgggttgaggccgagtcgaaatgacgtaagatgggagttagtcagtaccttttggtcgacgcggagcgacgtagtcacatcggggactggttgcgccgtcatctcaggcacaagggcgacgtcctgcaagctctccgcgagcgcgctggcgtcgtcttcttgctcgggatcagcgtgtcgcggggggacggcgcttgccttcgtctcgaacgcgaggtcgacgcccatcGTGCCTTCCGtctgggcgtcgggggcgtcgattcgctcgacgaccgacgaagcgcggcctcccgcttggccttggttgccccgcctcctcctccgttggcgggggagaggacggagcgagctcgaatgttgttcttccaccacgcggggaagatgtcgtcgattccgccgccggcgggcgggttgtcggccgccattgtcgttgtctcacggcggtggaaggagtatcatgtcgtagctgccgtcgaaggacatgaactcaagactcccgaaacggagcaccgtcccgggccggagaggttgctggagactgcccatctggagcttgacgggaagctgttcgtcaacacgcagcaggcccctacctggcgcgccaactgtcggcgtttcgagaccggggggtccctaagccgacgagtgagtgtgccgcgtgccccagcccagatgggtcgagcgcgtgggcgagcgcgaaggggggagaggcgaggtggccggagacgggcgtgagagaggtggaagtcccgcagccttcgtgttcgtcccgcgcccaggtcaggtgcgcttgcagtaggggggttacaagcgtccacgcgggtgagggaagcgagcggccccaagagagcgcctgtcccgtcctcggtcccgcgcggccaaccttctctaagaaggccctggtccttccttttatagtcgtaaggagaggatccaggtgtacaatgaggggtgtagcagagtgctacgtgtctagcggagggagagctagcgccctaagtacatgccaatgtggcagccggagagatcttggcaccctgctggcgtgatgtcgtggctgtcggaggagcaacgaagcttggcggaaggacatctgtcggagcggtcgagtccttgctgacgtccacctgcttccgtaagagagctgagagccaccgccgtcatggagcttgggaggcgccatcattgcctatctcgcggagctggtcagatgggacaccggtcttgttctctgcggcccgagtcggctcggggtagagtggtgatggcgctccctgttgacgtggcgggcccgcgcccgaggccgggcgacgtgggggctcctccgaagttggggtcgaatctgtcttccgttgccgaggccgagtccgagcccctgggtcgggcgaggcggaagtcgttcggcagaggccagggcggagtccgagccctggggtcgggcgaggcggagttcgtcgtcttccggggtcgagcccgagtccgagccctggggtcgggcggagcggagttcgccgtcttccgggtcttagcccaagtctgagccctggggtcgggtggagcggagttcgctgtcttccgggtccgagcccgagtccgagccctggggtcgggcggagcggagttcgccgtcttccgagtcttagcccgagtccgagccctggggtcgggcggagcggagttcgccgtcttccgggtcttagctcgagtccgagccctggggtcgggcggagcggagttcgccgtcttccgggtcttagcccgagtccgagccctggggtcgggtggagcggagttcgccgtcttccgggtcttagcccaagtccgagccctggggtcgggcggagcggagttcgccgtcttccgggtcttagcccgagtccgagccctggggtcggacggagtggagttccctatggcgcccctgacgaggcctgactgcctgtcagactcactctgtcgagtggcaccgcagtcggagtggcgcaggcggcgctgtccttctgtcagaccggtcagtggagcagcggagtgacggcggtcacttcggctcttccggggggcatgcgtcaggatagaggtgtcaggccacctttgcgttaaatgcccctgcaactcggtcagtcggtgcggcgatttagtcagggttgcttcttagcgaagccaaggcctcgggcgagccggagatgtgtccgccgttaaaaggggggcctcgggcgagacggaagtccctcgaggtcggctgcccgagtccgaggctaggctcgggtgaagcgtgatcgagtcactcgtatggactgatccctgacttaatcgcacccatcaggcctctgcagctttatgctgatgggggttaccagctgagaattaggcgtcttgagggtacccctaattatggtccccgacaccacgGTAGAAGTGTTGGCTATTTCTCAAGTCAAACTAAAATGGTTACAAGCAGTGGCTGATGCATATCCTTCGTACAGTGATACTGCTCCCATTCTTCAGTCGCTAGCGGTTCAGTCATCTACAGGCCATTATGAGCTGAGACAAGGCATCATTTTCTACAAGAATCGTGTGCTATTACCAGCAAAATCAGAGTTCCCTCAGAAAGTGTTTGAGACCTTGCATAACACACCAGTGGGTGGCCATTCAGGGTTATTAGTCACATATCACAAGATTAAGAAACTGTTCAGGTGGATTGGGCTAAAGAAACAAATTCAACAATGGTCACAACTGTCCAACCTGTCAACAAGCGAAGCCCGAAAGGGTTCCATATCCTGGATTACTCCAGCCTCTTCCAGTTCTTGATGGAGCATGGAAAGTAGTTTCAATGGATTTCATCGAAGGTCTACCACTATCAGATCATTCTAATTGCATTATGGTGGTCGTTGATAAACTGTCAAAATATAGCCATTTTGTTCCCCTGCATCATCCCTTCATAGCTTTAATGGTAGCACATAAGTTTATGGACCATATTTTCAAGTTGCATGGTTTTCCTCAGGCTCTAATCTCAGACAGGGACCACATCTTTACTAGTGCTCTGTGGCAAGAACTTTTTAAGCTGGCAGGTGTGGATCTCAGGTTCAcaacagcttatcaccctcaatCAGACGGGCAGTCCGAAAGAGTCAACCAATGTTTAGAGACATATCTTCATTGTTTCACCCAGGCTTGTCCTTCCAAATGGAAACATTGGCTTTCACTAGCAGAGTATTGGTATAACACTAGTTATCATACCTCACTGAAATGGACACCGTTTGAAGTGTTATACAGATATCCTCCCAATCATCTGGGTCTGCATTTCAGTGACCAGGGTACCATTCCGTCCTTGCAAACATGGCTGACCGAACGCAAGTTGATGATTCAGTTGATACAACAGCAGTTGACACGAGCTCAACAATGCCAGAAAAAACAAGCTGATCTCCATAGAACTCCAAGAACATTTGAGGTCGGTGATTTGGTCTGTTTAAAACTGCAACCCTACGTTCAGTCGTCACTGGTGAAACAGGCCAATCACAAACTTGCCTTCAAGTTTTTTGGACCATACCGTGTGTTGGCCAAAGTCGGAGAGGTGGCTTACAAATTAGATCTTCCTCCACAATCGACAATACATCCAGTATTCCATGTTTCCCTCCTCAAGAAAGTTCTGGGTTCTAATGTTCAGGTGAGTGCAGCCTTACCTCCTGTACCTGCTTCTTCACAACAACCCGAGAAAATTTTGCAGCGCAAGGAGGTCGCTACTCAGAAAGGACATGTCACTCAAGTTTTGATTTAGTGGACTTCGTGGCCAGAAGAACTAGCAACATGGGAAGATGAAGCAACTATCGTCGCTCGGTTTCCTCGGGTCGCGGCTTGGGGACAAGTCGTCCCTCAAGGGAGGAAGAATGTCAAGAATATAAAAGAATCTGATGAAGATAACAGGCCTCGTCGTGGGGTGAAGCCCAACCCAAGAATGAATGGGCTAGAATGGACCCACTAGGAGTCTCCAACAGTGTTATTTTATTTTTGCTCAACTCGTGAGAAGGGGTTAAGAAGGGATAGAGAGGAACCTGGGAGGTGTGGAGAATAGAATCCTGTTGGTCGGCTGCGTCCGGATCTCCTGGCGTCTCTACCGTTGTAAGTTCCACACAATTACTTTGATTCCAGTGCTTCGTGAGAGGAAATCATATGCCGGAAGCGGCATACCTCCACCCCTAAATCAGTGTTCTTACACATGACCTCTTTGAAAACTCAAGGTCACCGAAACTGAATCACTATGCTTCCATAGCGAACTTCATCCCAATATGTATATAACCTTTTGATATCGATATGATCATGCATGGACATTTTGTGTCTTTTTTGTCACTCTTATTATACAGGGAAGCCTCCTGTTAGGCGTATATGGCTCAGTGTTTGGCGAAGGCCATACTTGTTGACGGCAGCGTACGCAGTTCTGAACCCGTCACCATAGGCCGTCGACGTGTCATTGGCAATCTGGTGCATGAAGAACTCGCCCAGCTTCTTCCCGGTATGAGATATTCCACCTTTCTCGGATGATGTTGCTGGAtaggatgaggaggaggacgatgaTGAAGGCTGCGCGTGCCTCGAGGATGACGGAAGAATCTCTGATTCCAGCCACAAGTAAGACATGACCTGGCATATGCCTTCTTCCACCTCCGCGTTTAGGTTTCGGTAACCTGAATGAAAAGTACGATCCGGTTGGGCTTTTGGCGGAAAAATATATATTTTTTCCAAGAAATTCATAAATAAAGATGATAAATGGGTGTATGAAATGTTTTGTCCATCCATGCATGTACCTTTGAGGCGCAGCCACCCGTGCATCAGCTCATGGGCGAGGATGGAACCTGTCAGTAGCCTGCAATAGCGTTGTGACACAAACGACGACACCACCGGTCACAGAATGTGAGAAGAACCGCAGTATTTGAATCGGGTAGGTACAAACAAGTGATGTCCTCCAGAGATAAAGATAAAATTGCCAGACCTGGGGAGGCCATACAGGACAAGTATTGCAGTAACTTCACATCTCCTCGTCAGCTTCTGTGGCCGAGTTCTCATGCCTAGTAACCGGTTTCCACCAATTCTGGGCCTCCTAAGTATCTGCAGAAGTAACGCACAGTCAGAAGAGCAGAAACTGTCGCATTGTGGGCTAAGCATCCCAGCAGTAACCGCCACAGCTTGAGTTGTTGAACACTTACACTGCTCACAGTCCGCTCCTCGGACAGACATAGGCCCCTAGTCTCAGGCATGTGGTGTGGGCCCTGGATTTCGCAGATGCGGTGAGCGTTAGTGTTTCCGAAGGCTGTACGTTTTGCAGAAACACACACAAAAAAAAGGGGCAGAACCAGAAGAAACACTCACTTTACTCTCCCCTTCCATGGCTTCGTTGAGCGCTTGCCGCTCAACCAAGAGCACGGGTATCTGCTGGTCCAGTCTCATGTCCATCCCCTCGTAGTAGTCTCTGATAGAATGGTACAGAGGCTGGCACTCGCTCGTGTCCATCACTGCAGATCCCAGGCATTCCATGCACAGGCCGCGTCCGTCTCCCAGCGACATGTACTTCGTGTTCCTTGGCTGCACAATCACAACCGAAAAGTGATGCCCTTGAATATGATCAGGCAATGTACAACCTAGTTTGAAAACGAGTGATCGGACTGCGACCACATTTTCTATCTAGTATCTGTACCTGTACCTCCATTTTCTCACAGCTGCAGCAACGTGGCGTCCTGTCGCGCTCATGCGAAGGGCAATACTTCTGGCCCCAGAACGGGTGGGCTCTGTACTCTATCAAGCCACTCCCGTTCGTTGGGATCTGCAGAAACACATCTAGAAAGAATGAGCTTCTAGCTCATTACACTGACGAGACGGCACGGCGTAGAAATGCTAACGCGTACGCAGTTTATCACAGTCTGCAGTGCAGATCGCTCAGGTTTTCCGAGGACACGAGGCCTTACAAACTGAAGGCAGACGTCGCACTTTGGATGATGCAGCTCCTTGTAGCACAGCTTGTGGTACGAATCCGTACCCAGCAAGGTGAACTGGAAGGCACGACGAAAGTAATAACGGATATGATCTCATCTCTGGTAACACTGTAACACACTTCCACGATGAAAGAAAATGCAAGAGCTTAGTTACCTCGGTCTCACGGATAAGGTGACCGCAGGACCTGCAGCGGAAGCACTGAGGGTGCCAGTAAATGCCCATGCAGCTCAAGTAATGGCCACGCCCTATCTCATGCTTGCAGCCTCCGCATACCCTGCAGCACGGGCACTGACGGCATTGAGCTGCTTTGGCGCGTTAGAGAAGGTCTTAGGGTGCCAGTAAATGGTGATTGTGATGTGATAGCGGTTGACCTGTGCCCTATAGGTTGGGCTTGAGAGGGTGGATAGGGGTTGTAAGGCGTGTAAGGGTTCATATTCAGACTGTCCTGTACGGCTCTTGTGAGATCTTCGTCGTCGTTGCTGTCTTCTCCCCTATGGGTTTTCTCTGGCGCAGCAGTTTACAGCAACGGGATGCAGGGATGAAACGATTTCAGAGAAATTTATACCATGCTGACATGGAATGTGTAGATGGATTCGCGTCCATGTACGGTACTACCTCTGGGCGGTTTGACAGCCTCTGCAAGAGGCTCGGCAATGGCACGGTCCACTAGTTCCTCATTCTCGTTCCTAGGTGGATCGATCTGGAAACAGCAAAAAAAGATATTGTACTAGTCTTTAGCAACTTAATTCCTTTTCGGAGCTAAAGAGCTTAAGATGGCACTGCAATGGATGCGAGTTGAATCGGATGTGAAGCTGTGGAAGTGGAACGGCATGTTTGGATAGATCAAAGAGCCATTTGGAGAGACAGAGACGAACTGTAGAAGAAGAAGGGAGGAACTCAGTCACTAGTACagtggtagtagtagtagtaccttTGGTCTAGCTGGTCGTTGGTGCCAAAGCGCGCCCTCCCCTTCTCCGGCCGCCACCTGGGGCCGCCGGCGGCTCGGTTCGCCGGGCTTCGGCCCCTTGAGGAATCTGCAGAGCCACTTCATGAGACCGGATCTCCTCTCTGTGCGCGGCGACATTAAAGATCAGATAGGCCAAGCAAGATGTCGCATGTCGATGTACAGTACAGGATCCACACATGGGATCGGACATGGCTAAAACCGAAAAGCTTACCAACTTGCCACCTACCGTTTCCTGTCAGTGAGACGGCAGGTATGAGAGGATGAGTATCTTGTTACCATTATTATAAGCACTTCCCTTGTACCCCTATGCTGTGCTACTCCAAGAGTAAATAAATATGAAAGATTTGAACTTTGTTTTTTTTTATATGGTGAAGGACATTAGGCCATTGCACTTCTACTGCACTCCCTTCGTCAGATAATATGTATGTACTAGTAAAAATGGGTCAGTGAAGCTATCTTGTCAGAGCTCAGTTAATCCTGGAATATAACAGTCAGTTTCAGTCCACTTTTCTATTTCCTCCCCTCTCAATACCATTGATGTATGCAACGACTATGCATGACGGTAACTGTTAGAAATGTTCGTCAGGAGATGCGAATGGTTGGAGGTAGCCTGATGTTCGGATCAATCAAAGAGCTATGTCTGATCCGGCAGAACTCCCTTTTCTAGGCCGAGCCCACGACAATATATAGACGTTTCTATGATTGGCTTGTTGCGTCATCGGTTTAATGGTGGCAAGcccagtagagaggagagctttcAGAGAAGGGGCGAGATGTATTAATTGGGAGTATAGTGGATAGCACTCCCTAATGAAATTGGTTAGTCGGTGATTATATATAGGCCCAAACACAGCATATGTATATATAGTCACGTGCGGGGAGAGCACTGAGCAAACTGCACTGAAAAGGAACGGAAGCAAGAGCTTGGCAAGATCAAGTACGGCGATCACGATGTCTACGTTGAGCAGGATGGTGGTGAGGGGAAGAGAAGAAGCAAGAGCTGCAATGGACCGTGGAGGAGACGGAGGACGGGTGGGAAGTCGCTGGCCAGTGGCCACGACAGAAAGAAAAGAATTGAAGGTGAAGCGAGCCGAGGGCGGACGGCACGACATCTTCACCTCCCTCCTCTCCAGTCCACCATCTGCTCCTGCCTACTGCAACGGGCAAAAGCAACGATGAGCGATCTTCCGTTGCCAGTTGATGGATGACGCATTTGCGGCGAGCGCACGGGGAGTAAAATATATTTGAAAGGAAAAGGGATAATAGATAATAATAATAGATAATAATATGTTTTGTCTATTTTTAACTAATTTTAGTTGTCCCAACTCAACTAATAAACAAAATGTTAATTAAGGATCTAACTAACAATTACCTGATATTTTAGCTGATCTGTTTAGAAACCACTACGACTAATTTTAGTCGCTAATAATTATCTATAGAGCTTCTAACCTAAATGGACTTTAATAATGAGACTGGAATGTTCGTACAAGCCTGCAGGATTATAAATTATTTATTTTTAGGTTAGTTTGACAACCCTATTTTTCCAAGAGATTCTAAACTTACCAACGCCCCGTTTAGATCACTGGAATTAAATTACATTCTAATAACATTAATTtagacatatatcaattaagttaatttggttttatgtaaaatatatttgtatactattattagcaagatatcAGAGATATTTATATGCTACATTTTTAATATAGATGAGTTAAACGAAGAGCGTcctgtaagttacagagtagaaacaaattctactaattcATAAAATCAACTCTCATCCTCCACCCTATGAATTTAAGATAGGATTATATCTGAATTTTGGAAAATGGTGGAatatcaaattccaaactaaatatgttactttattgagtgaattctaaTTCCTTTAAAataaagggatccaaacgcctcgtaagagaaaataaactaattttccttaaaaaTACCTTAGAAAAATGTCATTGTCAAATTATAAACTTAAATCATATTGGTGATTTCTGAAGATTGAGGGAAAATTAGTTTAATTTTACCATCAATCCCCGGAGGGGACTGAGAgcatctagaggggggtgaatatgtgatcctgtaaaacttgaacttaatgccacaaaaactttgttaagcgttagcacagttttaccaagtggctagagaagagtcttagcgaaacacaacaaccacaagagagtcaacacaggtagacacagtggtttatcccgtggttcagccaagtacaacacttgcctacttccacgttgtggcgtcccaacggacgagggttgcaatcaacccctctcaagcggtccaaatacccacttgaataccacggtgtttgcttttcttttctatatcccgttcgcgaggaatttccacaacttggagtctctcgcccttacaaagatgttcataaagaagcacagagtaagggagggattaacaactcacacaagacacaaagatcacagcaaatacgcacacacaagacctagacttaagctcaaaagactagtacactagaacggagctcaaatcactagaatgttgaacaagtgcgcaagaatggagtgtgagtgatcaagagtgctcaaggaatgcttggtgtactcctccatgcgcctaggggtcccttttatagccccaaggcagttaggagccgttgagagcaatccgggaaggcaattcttgccttctgttgcctggcgcaccggacactgtccggtgcggatttccttccttatttggcgaagccgaccgttggcagccttggagccgttggcgcaccagacactgtccggtgcacaccggacagtccggtgcccctactagccgttggctcggccacgtgtcccgcgcggatcacgcggccgaccgttggcgcggccgacctttggctcaccggacagtccggtgaattatagtcgtacgcctttaattccttcccgagagcagcaagttcgcctgagctagcctggcacaccagacactgtccggtgctccaccggacagtccggtgcacccagaccgagccgactttagctgaacagagccatctcatttccaattcaagctttcctgtttccagcacttagacacaatacattagtccattaaaaacaatgtactaagtctagaacataccttttgacatgatttgcactttgtccaccatattgcatagatcaacataaaagcacttgcgttggcactcaatcaccaaaatacttagaaatggcccaagggcacatttccctttcagggaccTTAGGGCCCCTTTGGTAGGGCTTACTTTTCAGCTTCGGCTCTGGCTCATGCAAAAGTTGTGCCAAACACCTCTTTTTCAAATGACTTCACCAGTGAAGTGCTTTTCCAAAATGAACTAGAGGGCATGAGCCAAAAAAGTAGCTCACCCGGCTTCAGATCACGTCATTTTTGCACAATAGCCCTCCCACCAGTCCAAATTATTTTTTTGGTCCTGCCCTCAATCCCTAGCCACGTACAGGAGAGATCTATAAAAAGTAAACTATACAAGggtctttctgaaaaacaacctatAAACCGTTTTGCCAAATGATTTTTTAGAATGACTTTGACTCATCTAAAGAAGTGACTTCACCTCGTGAGTCAGAGCCAAAACCGTTTTTGGAGAAGCCAGAGCCCTGCCAAAGGGGCCCTTAATCAGCGTTTAGCTTTCCCCTCCCTACCATCCGATCTCTCTCCTTTCGTGTTCCACTCATGCGGCCAACACTTCGGTAATGATTTTGGACAACAAATAAGGCTGATTGGTCTATACTTTGATTATGTTAACTAGGTTTCAGTTATCTCTTGTTGACCTACTTCTCTGCTGCTGTTTTGGGGAGTTTCTCTTCGAACAGATGTTGCTGAATTTATGAACTAAGAAATAATAATAATCCGCTAAAATATCCATAACATGATAACTTGTTACTAGCAACGTTGAACTATTGATTACAAGAAACTAGTACAATACCCATAAATTAGGACGACACACAATTATATTTAATAcacataaaataaaaaataaatttgTTATCGGAATAAACATTAGTCCACGTTAGATATTAAATTGATAAGAATAAATATCAAACATTATCTCAAAAAAGCTGAGAAAGGTATACATTCGAAATGAGCTTATCCTTTTTGTAGGCTGTTCGGTCGCTCATCATTTTTCACCTAACAAGATAATTCTATGTGGGAGCGCTAGTTGCGTGGCTCTTAAAGTCTATTTGTGATGTAATGTCCTATTAGATATAAGAAGCCAGAAAGAGGAAGAGACATACACGCCATGTACGTGAGGGCGCACAAGACCGGTGTTTAAAAAAAGTAGAGATAGAGATATTAAAGTTTTTTTAAAGTAAAGGTAAGGAGAGAGCCGGAATGAGAAGCTTTGGAGTACAGTTTAATTTAAAAAACATAAGAGTTTTTTATAAtataatatttgtaaataaagtcCACTAACTGAAAAACTGAAACAGCCCAGGCGAGACGCGAGAGTTTATCTAGCTGTCTGGTTCCCTTTGCCCAATCTCTCTCCTCCGTCCCTCCGCCGGTTCGCCCCCTTCGCCCTTCCCGACGCGCCGCCCGAAACCCTAGCTCCACCGATCTATCTCTCTCCAGCCCAGGCAGGGGGAGGAGATGGCGGCGGCGCCAGCGGCGGGAGGGCAGGGAGGCGGGGGTATGGACGCCGCGCTCCTCGACGACATCATACGCCGCCTGCTCGAGGTGCGGACCGCGCGCCCCGGGAAGCAGGTGCAGCTCTCCGAGTCGGAGATCCGCCAGCTCTGCACCGTCTCCCGCGAGATCTTCCTCAACCAACCCAACCTTCTCGAGCTCGAGGCGCCCATCAAGATCTGCGGTGCGTACCTTACCTCCCTATTTCTCGTCTCCGGCCGGCCGTGGCAGTAGATCTGGTCTGACCGGGCGGCCAGCTTACGTATCGTGGGACTCTGGTGATCGCTTCTCTATGAAGCAGTGGGGTTATCGTGGGCGTCTTCTATTATTAGTGATTTTGTTTTTGCTGGTATATTGGCGCGACTTATGAGAGCGTTTAGTATTGATTTATTCTGCTGGGTTTTAATTTGAATATGGATGGATGTATATGGCATTACCATGCGCTTAGATATTTGCAACAAGGAAATTTGGGCAGTAATATATGCAGTGGCGGAGCCCGGCGAAATTCAAAGGCTGGACACCGTTGGTTGGAGGCGAGGGGCGGCGGCGCGGCACCTAGGTCTGGGGATGCGGATGATCGCAGCTGGCTCACATCCCCTCTCCATTGACCATGCTCAGAGTCGCAGACAGGCGCCTCTCCCCCATGACCCTCACATCCCCTCTCCATCGACCAT
It contains:
- the LOC100279838 gene encoding protein DA1-related 2 isoform X2, encoding MSPRTERRSGLMKWLCRFLKGPKPGEPSRRRPQVAAGEGEGALWHQRPARPKIDPPRNENEELVDRAIAEPLAEAVKPPREKTHRGEDSNDDEDLTRAVQDSLNMNPYTPYNPYPPSQAQPIGHRVCGGCKHEIGRGHYLSCMGIYWHPQCFRCRSCGHLIRETEFTLLGTDSYHKLCYKELHHPKCDVCLQFVRPRVLGKPERSALQTVINCIPTNGSGLIEYRAHPFWGQKYCPSHERDRTPRCCSCEKMEPRNTKYMSLGDGRGLCMECLGSAVMDTSECQPLYHSIRDYYEGMDMRLDQQIPVLLVERQALNEAMEGESKGPHHMPETRGLCLSEERTVSSILRRPRIGGNRLLGMRTRPQKLTRRCEVTAILVLYGLPRLLTGSILAHELMHGWLRLKGYRNLNAEVEEGICQVMSYLWLESEILPSSSRHAQPSSSSSSSSYPATSSEKGGISHTGKKLGEFFMHQIANDTSTAYGDGFRTAYAAVNKYGLRQTLSHIRLTGGFPV
- the LOC100279838 gene encoding Protein DA1-related 2; amino-acid sequence: MKWLCRFLKGPKPGEPSRRRPQVAAGEGEGALWHQRPARPKIDPPRNENEELVDRAIAEPLAEAVKPPREKTHRGEDSNDDEDLTRAVQDSLNMNPYTPYNPYPPSQAQPIGHRVCGGCKHEIGRGHYLSCMGIYWHPQCFRCRSCGHLIRETEFTLLGTDSYHKLCYKELHHPKCDVCLQFIPTNGSGLIEYRAHPFWGQKYCPSHERDRTPRCCSCEKMEVQPRNTKYMSLGDGRGLCMECLGSAVMDTSECQPLYHSIRDYYEGMDMRLDQQIPVLLVERQALNEAMEGESKGPHHMPETRGLCLSEERTVSSILRRPRIGGNRLLGMRTRPQKLTRRCEVTAILVLYGLPRLLTGSILAHELMHGWLRLKGYRNLNAEVEEGICQVMSYLWLESEILPSSSRHAQPSSSSSSSSYPATSSEKGGISHTGKKLGEFFMHQIANDTSTAYGDGFRTAYAAVNKYGLRQTLSHIRLTGGFPV
- the LOC100279838 gene encoding protein DA1-related 2 isoform X3; the encoded protein is MSPRTERRSGLMKWLCRFLKGPKPGEPSRRRPQVAAGEGEGALWHQRPARPKIDPPRNENEELVDRAIAEPLAEAVKPPREKTHRGEDSNDDEDLTRAVQDSLNMNPYTPYNPYPPSQAQPIGHRVCGGCKHEIGRGHYLSCMGIYWHPQCFRCRSCGHLIRETEFTLLGTDSYHKLCYKELHHPKCDVCLQFIPTNGSGLIEYRAHPFWGQKYCPSHERDRTPRCCSCEKMEPRNTKYMSLGDGRGLCMECLGSAVMDTSECQPLYHSIRDYYEGMDMRLDQQIPVLLVERQALNEAMEGESKGPHHMPETRGLCLSEERTVSSILRRPRIGGNRLLGMRTRPQKLTRRCEVTAILVLYGLPRLLTGSILAHELMHGWLRLKGYRNLNAEVEEGICQVMSYLWLESEILPSSSRHAQPSSSSSSSSYPATSSEKGGISHTGKKLGEFFMHQIANDTSTAYGDGFRTAYAAVNKYGLRQTLSHIRLTGGFPV
- the LOC100279838 gene encoding protein DA1-related 2 isoform X1; translation: MSPRTERRSGLMKWLCRFLKGPKPGEPSRRRPQVAAGEGEGALWHQRPARPKIDPPRNENEELVDRAIAEPLAEAVKPPREKTHRGEDSNDDEDLTRAVQDSLNMNPYTPYNPYPPSQAQPIGHRVCGGCKHEIGRGHYLSCMGIYWHPQCFRCRSCGHLIRETEFTLLGTDSYHKLCYKELHHPKCDVCLQFVRPRVLGKPERSALQTVINCIPTNGSGLIEYRAHPFWGQKYCPSHERDRTPRCCSCEKMEVQPRNTKYMSLGDGRGLCMECLGSAVMDTSECQPLYHSIRDYYEGMDMRLDQQIPVLLVERQALNEAMEGESKGPHHMPETRGLCLSEERTVSSILRRPRIGGNRLLGMRTRPQKLTRRCEVTAILVLYGLPRLLTGSILAHELMHGWLRLKGYRNLNAEVEEGICQVMSYLWLESEILPSSSRHAQPSSSSSSSSYPATSSEKGGISHTGKKLGEFFMHQIANDTSTAYGDGFRTAYAAVNKYGLRQTLSHIRLTGGFPV
- the LOC100279838 gene encoding protein DA1-related 2 isoform X4, with the protein product MNPYTPYNPYPPSQAQPIGHRVCGGCKHEIGRGHYLSCMGIYWHPQCFRCRSCGHLIRETEFTLLGTDSYHKLCYKELHHPKCDVCLQFVRPRVLGKPERSALQTVINCIPTNGSGLIEYRAHPFWGQKYCPSHERDRTPRCCSCEKMEVQPRNTKYMSLGDGRGLCMECLGSAVMDTSECQPLYHSIRDYYEGMDMRLDQQIPVLLVERQALNEAMEGESKGPHHMPETRGLCLSEERTVSSILRRPRIGGNRLLGMRTRPQKLTRRCEVTAILVLYGLPRLLTGSILAHELMHGWLRLKGYRNLNAEVEEGICQVMSYLWLESEILPSSSRHAQPSSSSSSSSYPATSSEKGGISHTGKKLGEFFMHQIANDTSTAYGDGFRTAYAAVNKYGLRQTLSHIRLTGGFPV